Proteins from one Ahaetulla prasina isolate Xishuangbanna chromosome 2, ASM2864084v1, whole genome shotgun sequence genomic window:
- the LOC131193484 gene encoding zinc finger protein 84-like, whose protein sequence is MHTNLVIHTGEKPYECLYCGKSFCRNSQLVTHQRTHTGEKLYECPDCGKSFCQNSNLVRHQRTHTGEKPYECLDCGKTFSQNTSLVRHQRTHTGEKPYECLDCGKTFSQNTSLVRHQRTHTGEKPYECLYCGKSLSQYSQLVEHQMTHTGEKPYECLYCGRSFCRNSQLVIHQRTHTGEKSCECPDCGKSFCQNSRLVEHQRTHTGENPYECLYCGKSFRRNSNLVRHQRTHTGEKPYECLDCGKTFSQNTSLVEHQMIHTGEKPYECLDCGKSFRRNSNLVIHQRTHTGEKPYECLYCGKSFRWNSNLVRHQRTHTGEKPYECPDCGKSFCQNSQLVEHQRTHTGEKPYECLDCGKTFSQNSNLVTHQRTHTGEKPYECQGCGKTFNQNYKLVIHQRIHTGEKLYECLDCGKNFSGNYYLVIHQRNHTGEKPHKCPDCGKSFNWNSELVVHQRIHTGEKPYKCPDCGKGFHRNSDLVKHKRTHTGEKPFQCLVCGKRFSHSSTLVIHKRTHTAEKPYECPDCGKDFSCRSSLITHVRLHIGE, encoded by the coding sequence ATGCATACCAATCTGGTAAtacacactggggagaaaccttATGAGTGTctgtattgtgggaaaagtttctgtCGGAATTCCCagctggtgacacaccagaggactcacacaggagaaaaactatatgagtgtccggattgtgggaaaagtttctgtCAGAATTCCAATctagtgagacaccagaggactcacacaggagagaaaccatatgagtgtctagACTGTGGGAAAACATTCAGTCAGAATACCAGCctagtgagacaccagaggactcacacaggagagaaaccatatgagtgtctagACTGTGGGAAAACATTCAGTCAGAATACCAGCctagtgagacaccagaggactcacacaggagagaaaccatatgagtgtctgtattgtgggaaaagtttatcTCAGTATTCCCAGCTGGTGGAACACCAgatgactcacacaggagagaaaccttatgAGTGTCTGTATTGTGGGAGAAGTTTCTGTCGGAATTCCCagttggtgatacaccagaggactcacacaggagagaaatcatgtgaatgtccggattgtgggaaaagtttctgtCAGAATTCTCGGCTGGtggaacaccagaggactcacacaggagagaacccGTATGAGTGTctgtattgtgggaaaagtttccgtcGGAATTCCAACctagtgagacaccagaggactcacacaggagagaaaccatatgagtgtctagATTGTGGGAAAACGTTCAGTCAGAATACCAGTCTGGTGGAACACCAgatgattcacacaggagagaaaccatatgagtgtctagattgtgggaaaagtttccgtcGGAATTCCAACctagtgatacaccagaggactcacacaggagagaaaccatatgagtgtctgtattgtgggaaaagtttccgttGGAATTCCAACctagtgagacaccagaggactcacacaggagagaaaccatatgagtgtccggattgtgggaaaagtttctgtcagaattcccagctggtggaacaccagaggactcacacaggagagaaaccatatgagtgtctagATTGTGGGAAAacgttcagtcagaattccaacctagtgacacaccagaggactcacacaggagaaaaaccatatgagtgtcaggGTTGTGGGAAGACTTTCAACCAAAATTACAagttggtgatacaccagaggattcacaccggaGAAAAACTATATGAGTGTCTGGATTGTGGGAAAAATTTCAGTGGGAATTattacctggtgatacaccagaggaatcacacaggagaaaaaccgcataaatgtccagattgtgggaaaagtttcaattgGAATTCCGAACTTGTGgtgcaccagaggattcacacaggagagaaaccatataagtgtcCAGATTGCGGGAAAGGTTTCCATCGAAATTCCGATTTGGTGAAACAcaaaaggactcacacaggagagaaaccatttcaGTGTCTGGTTTGTGGGAAAAGATTCAGTCACAGTTCCACCCTGGTGATACATAAGAGGACTCACACAGCAGAAAAAccgtatgagtgtccagattgcgGAAAAGATTTCAGTTGTAGGTCTAGCCTTATAACTCATGTAAGGTTGCACATAGGAGAGTAA